CTGTGGACACAACTGAGCAGACTGGTAATGAAAACCAGACGCCTGGGGCACAGCAGGTTGTCTCATGCATCGTCCTCATAGGCTCATCCCAGCTGGAAAAGCTGGAAGAAGCCTTAAATTtgaagtgctttttttttttttttttagaaaagatTGCAATTTAGTTTAATtccatattttttgttttaaatttagaGTGACGTTCATGCTCACAAACCTTGGATGACTACATATCCATTATTTCACCACTTCCATGTTGACACAGCAATACATTTCCACAATGTACAGCCTTCTATCCCCAAATCCTAAATCCCTGAACTAAATGATATTACTCACAGTTTATATTGAAGCTGTGGTTACAAATTGTGAGTTAATGTCCCAAACAATAATCCCCTGGAAATCCCTTAAATTCCCTTTTCCTGGTTAAATTTCAAATTCTTGTCCTATTCTCATCAACTCCTGGGCCTGATTATGTCTCACAAAGTAGCAGCAATTCTTGTCTTTGCAGTAATGCTGAAGGCCATTAAATGCTCATGTAGTTTAGTTTGAGATtgttctctctccttttcttatTGTCTGCCTCGCCCAGATTAAAAGCTGCTGAAAACTTTATGGAAAAAGGTTGATGGATTGATGGCAGGACACATGGAGGGCCATCTGAAACCCTGTATGagtgcacatgtgcatgtatATCTGTTTATGTGCTTGTGGCCATGGGTCAAAGCAGGGAGATATGGTTCAGTAATGGGCGGTGAAACCTCTGTTATTTCATCTGCATCTCTTATCCTTTGACCAGAACTGGTGCACTGGCTTTGTAGATAATTCTGAATGTTTCAGCCTGCAAGACATGCCAGATGTGTGAAGTTCACAACATCTGAACCTCGAAAGAAAGCTTGATAAACTGACTTTCAAATACTTTCAAGTATTGACAATTAATGTATAATACTACAAGGCAAGCCCATCTGGCATCTAAGCAGGTTAAAACGAACCATCAAAGGCATCTACAAACACTATTTGACCCAGGAGTGCTTTATATCCCTAAATCCAAAAAGACGACAGAATGCTCCTGCCAAGTCTGCAGACAAGGTTTTCATTGGATTGGGCTTTGAGCTACGCTGAGATAAGAGAGCCTGACACAGCCAAGATTACTCAGTCTGTAAAGAAGACTGGAACAACATGTTCTCTGgatctactgtatgttcaggCTGGAGCTCTTTGTTCTACATGTTTCCAAGTGAGACGAAATGGCAAAAGTTCTGCATGGAAAACTGCATCAAGACCTTAAACATTGTGTGACACAATTCCAGGCGCTAAGTGTCGACTTATGAAATCACTCTTTTGAtagtttttcaagttttttcaGCTTCATAGCAACAGGACAAAAGTAAAATAGAAACATTAAAAGGCAGAGATATCTTATCCAGTGCAAGCAAGTCCCTTCTGAATGGAAGTGATTTCAAACGTGGTCATACTGTAACCACTGGACTGAAGCTGTACAGTGTGTCAGAGCAGTGGCTGTTTTGTGGACAACGACTATAATTACTGCTCATGTTAAGAGTCACTCTGAGCCGTGATCCCAATGACCTGATATAACCTTAACCTGGATTTACAGCACATCACCTCTTactcttgctttctctctcattctcacaCACTGCTAAAAACTCAAATATTATTGCATGTATAATAAGGTCACATATGCATTTACAccttaaaatatgcaaatatttcacACACTCAAATGCTCAAATACACACTCAAAGCAAGCAAAGATACAGCACACGTGCATCATAATTATGCACACAGACCATATAAAAAATGGCCAGTATCACTATCAGCTCTGGCCAACTGACTGGTTTTGGGTCAGTTTCATCATCCTGGTCATGATGTTCAGGTCAAGGTCCACTGCAGGCCGGCTGCTCCCAAATCAGTTGTTAGCAGCTGCGGCTCATATCCGCCCTTCAATTATTGTGGCACCAAGAAGGAACGAGCAACTCTTGGCTTTATGCATGACAAGCAGATTGCTGGGTTTTTGAGACTCTgcgtccgtgtgtgtgtgtgtatgtgcgtgtatgtgcgcgtgtgtgtgtgtgtgtgtgtgtgtgtaaaaggtcAGGGAGTTTGTGTGGATGTCCGCACAGTTTTATGAAtttgagcgtgtgtgtgtatgtgtcagcaGGGTTGTGGCTGTGTTTAGAAATAGGCCACTGGACAATGAAACAGGGTTCTCCCTGTTGCTCTTACTATAACAGTAGATTCTTCGCTcctttgctgtatttttaacacacacagatgataaAGTACTTAAATGGCAAATAAATGATTGCTGTGATTCACTACTTTTGAATAGAAAAAATTACCTAGTGGTATACAGTGGCAGCCACAAAGTTTCCCTTTATGTATCCCATGTGTATCACTGTAAAAGCTAATGCAGATGTTACTTTTGCAGCAGCCAATGTCACATCTTTCTCTGCTGCAAAAGCAAATTACATAGGCATATACTTTACATTTGTGTCTATGTAATTTGGCACATTTTGACGGAATGTGCATTAAAGACAAAAATTCTTTTAATGATGAACCAACACCAAAAGAGACAGTTGAATCTTACAGTCATTACCAACCAGGGGTACTTGTACCTCGGGCAGTACTTCTGCAGTTGCCAGGGCGTGCATGCAACGATTATAAGTCAGCTGTAGCATCCGAACACTGCTTGTTGCAGTTGAGTGTAGCCAGCGAAAAAAGCAAACGCTAAAGCTTAAGTTGATGAACAGATCAAATagttaatgaataaatgttgaaatagctaaaagtaatggataaatggttaaaaCGTCCAGTACTTTTAGTGGTACTAGTACAAATGTAAACTTGATCAAACCAACCTAAACATCATCAATTCAATTATATGAACATTATAGTatcaatatatacagtaactaaacttttgactggtaccaTACTTTTATAAAATCAATAGTGTTAAATAACATCcagtttaaaatcattttaaaattctaatAAACACATTTGGAACATGACAGGTGCTGATGATGAGTTCATCTGACAGAGCTGTCTGACAAAGTTGGGAATTACTGTATTATATTGCATAGCCAGAATTAAAAGTTTCAGACCTAAGTATAACTACAAGTGGAATaggtctttttttgtttggtctTTACTCTGTAGGAACATAATCAGTATCTACCCTAAAGGCTTGTACCTTCTGACAAAGTAGTATTGTGTAATTTTCTCATTTCGCTTTCGCCAGTCCCCGCTCCATCACCTTTCGCCTTCTACCCAAAACTAACCAGTTAAATAGCTTATTTGACCAACGTCATTAAATTGTTACACCCGAGCATTTAACCTTCTTCCCCCTTGCCCTCAACCTCTCACTGTTACCCTTTACTCCTCTGGACCTCAATCCATGTGTCTTGTTCTGTCTTTCTCGCACTACATCCCTCTTACAGACTTTGATTCACTGCCAAAcctcaagtatttttttttcttcattcccTCTGCAAACTTTCTTTCTGGTTATTACATTTATAACCAGAAACAGATAGTTAAACAGAGTATAGACATTTCCAAACTAATCATAGACAGACTATTTTGAAAGTCTATCCATCCAAACCTTTGATCTGTGTCCTCTTGTCCTCCAGGCTTCCTGCTAGCAGCACCATGAGGTCggcctgtctctctctgctcctggTCACTGCCTGCTGGGCTCTGCCCTTCCGCCAGTCTGGCTTCCTAGACTTCATGATGGATGAGGCGGAGGCATCAGGTCTGCTGCCTGATGAGACTCCAGAAAAGGAAATTTTGCCTCATGCACCTGTCGGACCCAGCTGCCCCTTCCGATGCCAGTGCCACCTGCGTGTGATCCAGTGCTCTGACCTCGGTAAGACAAGGCACCCCCACACTTGCATTAGGCTTCAATCTGGATACTCCACAAGTGTATAATTGTAGATAATTAATAACCAGTAAAAGGTGTGCTTCAGTGCTCTTAAATGAAAGGTCTTACTGTGCATTGGAGAAACCATCagggacaaaacacaaaactgtgtGGAGCAGGAAGCTCTTTGGCAGATCTGTGTGTGGGATTCTTTCTTGACTTTTTAGAACATTAATACACATAATTAAATTTTTAACATGCAGCACAGACACAGGAATGTACTGTAGGTATTTGCAGGTGGCAATCAAAGTATTATGGTAGTAGATCAGCTGAGAGCTTGCATGTTGGAATTTACAGTCCCATAAACTACTCACATATTTCTATCCAAAACTTTATAATTAATAGAAAAgttctgcacttttttttttcttgagtatACTGCAGTGTTCAAGTAATACTACAACTCCATGAAAACATCTTATACAAATacgctgctgctgcagtgatcCAAGTTAATGCTCAAAAAACTTCATCCTTATGGGGTATTATAAGGATGGGGTCCtgcccacttcaaaccagtgagaaaatcacaaacaaaaacacaaattcagaAAAAACTTGTGTGAAATAATCACAGCTTTGGCAGATAATATTATGTTTGATATCAGGGCCCTTAAACCTTCATAAACGGGGTTTTAACTTTGACAAATATCACTACAATACCACTAAAATCTATCATTCATCTTGAACATTTGTTTGCATTATCACATTTAAGTACTGGTGGTACATTAAGCACATTTTACCTTGATTTTAATTGTTAAGTTCAGAAAAATAATGTCACAAGCTTCTTGTTCACATCttccattttcttcttgtttcttccaTTTGTGGTTCTGGCCTAGATTCCAATCAAACGAGCTCACTCTAATGGATCAGATGTAGAGGTCAGAAGGGTGTATGCTGTAGttttactgtacttttactgtgcTGAGTGGCATTTCTGGTGTTATGAGCATAGAGAGTCACTGACTTTACAAGCTTGGTCGTCTCCTCCGTCCACCCAAACCCACAGAGTCATAAGAAGGGTGTATGACGTTACGTTGTTGCATCGTTGTGAATTCCCCCATAGCAAAAGCGTCATATCAATGTTGCATTATTTGTCCATCCTGAGGAAATTGGGGTTTTTATTAAAAAGTGCTGAAGATTAAAGGTTTGTCTGGACTGAGAAAAGTCCTGAACAAATCCCAGTTTTAACAAGCTCAAATGTTccaaaatgaaatcatttttcCATGTAGAGATTGTGCAGTCAAGGATAAAAGACTACAATCACCTAACTGTCTTTTTACTTCAGCACATTCACAACAATTTACTGAATTGTCGTCTTAGTTGTTTGGAGTTTATTGACTGTGTTTGTCTAATCTGATGTATAGCATATACAACAGCCTGAGTCATCTCACAGACTTGGTCATAGAAAAGTCCCTGAACTCATTTACTTTTGTATATTGAACTAAAGTGCTTCGCTGCACAGTTGGGTTTGATCATTTTTTGGCTCTGCTTTTGTTTGGAAAGGGAGGGTCACGAGCAGAGGGGGAGAAACTGGGAGGATGACCGTAAACTAAAGAGAAGTAGACAGATATACCCAGTTTAtatccattttcattttaagatCTTACCAAAAGCAGAATGAATGAGGGACATAgttgaaactgtgaaaaaaatagaTGTCTCCAGCACAACAATCACTGAGAGTGTGAAGAATAAGCAGAGTATGCATACAGACAGGCAGAACCACATGGGCAGGTGGCTGAagagtcagagagacagacaggcagtcagagagacagacagttggAGAGAGTGATGTTCAGGAAACGGCGGGTTCCATTACATCAGTGCTTCAGCTTGGGCCTcagtcagcagcagcactttCCCTGGAGACGTAGCTCCATGGCAGGACTCTCAACTCCTGCATCAGCACTGTTGGCCATGAGCCTCCATCTGTTCCCCAGACCTGCTAGCAATGCACGCAAGCACACACTCAGACAAATGCAGGAATAAACATATGTCTATAcatatatagacacacacatacaagtatTGGAAGCGCAGGGGTCTGCTCACCATCCCAAATCATCCTTTGGCTTTTGTAGATGTGGATTTTTCTTTGTGAGTTTACAGCTGGCAGGACGACAGCTAAAACGTTCAGGAGAAAAAATTTAGGCCAAGGTTCAAATGAGTTGTGATTACATTTGCCAAATTCTGTTCGAAAAGGGGTTTTGCTGATAAATAGCCTGAAACAACAGCTTTTTGTTCTTGCTTGGAAGTGTAAAGTTTTACCTTAACCGAATGGTGGTCAGCATTAGGTATCTTTTATATGCAGTGATTGTGTGGGCACGCACGTAACATGTACCCACACTTGGGTTCTGAATGACCTAGCAAAAAATTCAAATTTACTAAATCCCACGAGGAAATCCATCCTTTAATGATGCAGCCAGATCATCTTGTGTAACTTGGCCCGCAGCGCCAGACAAGGAGAGGAAATTACATAAACACTGTCATTAATGCTTGGATGTGCTGAAAATGAGTCCAGTCCAGTCCAACGCAATCATACGCTTGATATCCCAATcactttgctttaaaaagaaGTGATTAATAGTGACTATAAAAGTGGGGTCTAGACTCAAAGTcccatttttcatgtttatttccTGCCAAGTGACGATCACCAAGAAAGTGAGACGCAGACTGAAACATGACATTCAAATCCTTTATACCAACCAATCAGTTCATGTACTTGTTACTATTGCACTGTCAGATTTTTATCacagatttttatcattttgtttcataACCCCAAGCATTTGTGTGGGATACTGATGAAGTGTAGTGTCACTGCAGTAAAGTGATATTCAGTGTACAAAAAGACTTCTCACTGTAGTAGGTTGAGCAGGTGGTTCAAATATTTGAGAGTGAACAGGTCAGCAAGGCCTGACACAACTCTATAAccttcagtttttatttttcaaaaatctaGGAATGTATTTCCtttcattgttattatttaaaaagacaaaaaaatcatattaataCTATTAAAAACGACCTTTTTGTGGTGGAAGTTAGGTTTAAGTTAGGTTACTTTGAGGGTATGATAAGcagttcatttgcatttttcatcCAGGCATCTATTCACAGTTTGCTGCTGGGGGTATTTTCTGAGCTGTTTTTCTTACAAGAGGATATCATTCACTGTAAATTGTAATGAAGAGTGTCTTCTTAGAGCAGGAAATGGAACAAATCGGATACACAAGGACAAAAAGTCAGGGGGATTTAATTTTAAGcgatctttaaaaaaaaaaaactctattaTTCTGCAAAgatctgtaaaaacaaaactaatacAGTTAGCCTCCTTGACTTTACAGTGTTACTGCACACAGTAACGGACCCATATGAAACTGTTTACAATGGCTAGAATGTCTGTGAAGAAGATGAATTTAATATTGGGGTACTcacacttaaaaaaagaaaagaaaaaacagagaggtCTAAATCGAAACAGCTGAGACTGAGATATCTTCTTTAGGGAAGAACAATACGAAGAAAAaagagtaggtgtgtgtgtgtgagtgtagagATATACAGTGAGGAGCCGTAATGATGGCGGTGACCACAAACAGCTGTGAGGGTTTGTGGGACATCCACAGTCGAGTTGGAAAGGCTGACAGAAAAGCAAACCTCACTGGAAGTATTGTTTGGACAAGCTGAACAGAAGTCATCACAAGCTTTTAAGACAAGATATGTCCAAATATCTATATGTAGATCTCAGGAGATAGAAAGTGTAAGCTCCCTTGTTAAACTGTTTATTCTACACCtcttcctctgaaatgtaaacTAGCCATCTTGAATCTCAGCATAGTTTTTGTCTTAACACAGATGCATAAGAGCAAACACCATAACGCCCGGCTGCCTTTGCTCATTTCTCCAAAACAGTCCACTTAACCTTTTACTACGGATGCCATTTTGTGTGTCATAATGTGCCATGCTAAAGTCCAAGCAAAACGATCTCAGCGTGAGCTCAACGTCCAGGTATGCAGCCGCTTACTTACTCCaaaggaaatttgttttaaggtCCATTTCCACCACATGTGCCTTGGAGCACATCAAATAGTTATTTGGTCCCTTTGGAATGTCACCATAAAACACATTCTGCTTCTATCATTGAGACTTTATGTGGCATGCTACGTTGACAAAGAAGACTGTTCTTTCACAATGTCGCTACTGCAAACGTGATTACTATTTCCTGCTCCTCCCGGTTTGATCCGCTTCAGTTCAAACAGTTTTAAGCAACTTTAAGCACCTGAAAATGAGGGTTTctctataacattaaatattctcGACTAAATATGAAACAATCAGTTTTAAGTTAAACATTTCCAATTGAGCCCTGCTCACTTCTAACTGGTGAAAAAAGcaaggagaaaaaacaatatacagACATCTCTcaataacaaaagaaataaaaaggcCTTTAACGTACAGTAGTAGTTTAAACTGACAGAAACCGGCAATTAAAGACTCCAACCATGATCATTGAGACCAATAGGTAACAAACTTCCTGTTAAGGTCAGAGTATGGGTAACCAGGGCTGTCACCAGTTCACCTCAAACTCAGATTCATAAGCTGCcacatcaaataaaataatgtctCATGATAATCTTCCATCAGGTCTGAAGGCCGTTCCTGGGGACATCCCACACGACACCACCCTGCTGGACCTGCAGAACAACAAGATCACTGAGATCAAGGAGAATGACTTCAAGAACCTCAAAGGACTTCATGTAAGAGACATTTTACTTCCATCTATGGAGATTCATGTCTGTTCACTGTGCATTATTCCTAATGTTATGTAATGTCTGTTGTTATGTAACCATAACACTAACTACAACCCTCCTTCAATTTCAACCTTCCTCATGGGGAAATATATTGTATTAAACCCATTTTGTTGGATTTTATTGCATGGTCAGTGCACATCAAGAGAAAACTGTTCCAGGAAGCTGGCTGGGAAGGACTTTCAATAATTTTTAACAACCCACAATTTGGAGCATTGACTCCACTACACTTGCCATCCCAACTCTCTCTTCCATCACCGCCATCTAGCCACCCATAACACACTTCTCCTCCTACCTTTATTATCCAGAACCAGTGAATCCTAGCACCACCACTCCCACAGTCACCAGGTGCATGGAAACTATTCACCCGTAGGCCTTACAGCCTCACGCCTCTGAACTCTGTAGCTTTCTTGCTTGCAGTAAATACTTGTGTTTGACGACCAGAGCTGTTTCCACGTAATGTAACGGGCCTCTCAAGGGGAACGGACCACATACCTCACATTGCCTTGTGTCTGCTTATATCAGGGtgaaacaggaggagagagacttgTCTAAAAATGCATTAGTGGCAACTCCAGAGTGGACTTGAACTTGGCCCTCCATCTTGACAGAGTATGCACTGGGTTGGAGTATCTAACGGCTACAGAgctaaaaatgtcttttgttgAATCTAACATGGAAAGTAGAAGTTATTAACTACCCTATGGTGCATTTGTAAGGCTGAATGTTTCTAAGTGGAAAAGGAAACATATGATGTTAAGTTCCACATAAAGTTCAAAttctataataataaaactttaaacaGTGATTTGAATTTAAACAAGCAGATTGGATTAAACTGGATACATTTTTGACACACACAATGTTGTAGTGGTGGATTTTAGAAGCTCTACACCATGAAGAATAGCTAGTTCATTGCTTGTTTCTCACCTTCCTGCCATTTTTCCATGTAGGCTCTGATCCTGGTGAACAACAAAATCACCATCATCCACGCCAAGGCTCTCAGCCCTCTGACCAAGTTGCAGCGTCTCTACCTGTCTAAGAACCTGCTAAAGGACATGCCCTCCAACATGCCCAAGAGTCTGCAGGAGCTGCGCATCCATGAGAACGAGATCACCAAGATCAAGAAGTCCTCCTTCCAGGGCATGGCCAATGTCATCGTCATgggtatgaaaataaaaacaccttcTGAATAATTTGAgaatgcagatatttttttggGTAGCACAGGCAGTTTTAAGAGGTGTGACATTGAGCAGCACATATCTTCCAGCAGTAAATTGCGCCTTCAGAGGTTTGTCAGTGATCTTACGGATGGCTGCAGTTCAGCAGCTGAGGTGAAACCAACTGAATCCAATATTTCCTCTGACTGCACCGACTTTTGGAAACATCATGACAAACAAGGTTCATCTCTTCAGCACATCTGTGAAAATTTGAATTTACACCTTGGCactttttttcatgcaaaacatttattcCTCTCAAGATGAAAACTGCTGTTTTCTGCAAGTTTGGTTGGTGATGAATGAGGTCACAAATATAACCACGTATACTACGTTTCTGCTTTCATGGAAAGAACTATTACAGATAGCTGACACAAAGCCTTTGTTTAATGTTGTAGTGTAATCAAATGTAATCAaagtgctacacaaataaattgAGGATTATTTGACaatttactgaaaaataaacttacaACATAAGATTCATTACACTACGTAGAAACATTAGTGCTCAAAACCTTCCACAGTAAGTAATGGACCCACTTGAAAAGTTTTAAGTGTTTGCAAATACCCAACCTGCCTCGGGTCCTACTGGTGAACTTCAACTGTGGCCTTTACTGTGAATGATGTAAACAGTCATCTTATTTATTGTTCAAGTAGGTACTTGCGTGGGAATGGTAAATTGGGTTGGTTTTcatttggaaagaaaaagacCAGAAGGAAAGTTTGTTCCatgttattttactgttaagATTTACACGGCACAGTTTGGTAATGATGACGTTGGCTATTACAGACTGCTACACTGTGCTGGCCTGTTAATGCACATGGTTATACaacatatgttttgtttttcacaaactTATCACAGATTATTTGTCCTTTAACCTTCTTCCCCTCTTTTTTCGCTTAGCTTGTCCTTCACTTGACAACTTACATTATCTCTGACTTGTAAAACATCTGGTTCcacaaattaaaatatcattgCTCAGCTTAAGTTCAAAGTGTGGATTCAATAACTTAAAATGTGATGTTATGAGAATTATGATCCCACCGTGATGAATCAGAGAATCTGGCGTGGCAGAGGACTGCACTGCAAACACAAGCTTTTCTCTTGCCCAAGACTCTGTTTACTCATGACTCAGCCCTCTTTTCCTGTAATACACCAGGAGATGAATTAACCTTATAAATATGATCCTTGacagctgttttctctttctatctctctttattctctttcctcttcctgaGATCTAATCTTCCTcctcattcattatttttttttatttttatttttttcagagctCGGGTCCAACCCTCTGAAGAGCGCAGGAATTGAAGCCGAAGCTTTCGGTGACCTGAAAAGAGTCTCTTACATTCGCATTGCAGACACTAACATCACAGAGATCCCCAAAGGTACAGCGCTGATGTCTATTTCCACAAATAATTCCTAAATGAGAGGATTTGACTTAATCCAAGTCTTATCCAGTGAATCCAAACCAAAACAACCATCCTCTCGAAGGATGTTTGGATGTAAGCAAACAATGGGCTCaatgtgaaaaaacacaaataattctgcaaagtaatttaaaacaagCCTATTTTAGGGTGGGAGCATGTCTGAtctatttagtatttatttagGATTTAATAGACTTGGAAAAAGCCACTCTTTGATAACTAATCAGCACA
This genomic window from Thunnus maccoyii chromosome 23, fThuMac1.1, whole genome shotgun sequence contains:
- the dcn gene encoding decorin, whose product is MRSACLSLLLVTACWALPFRQSGFLDFMMDEAEASGLLPDETPEKEILPHAPVGPSCPFRCQCHLRVIQCSDLGLKAVPGDIPHDTTLLDLQNNKITEIKENDFKNLKGLHALILVNNKITIIHAKALSPLTKLQRLYLSKNLLKDMPSNMPKSLQELRIHENEITKIKKSSFQGMANVIVMELGSNPLKSAGIEAEAFGDLKRVSYIRIADTNITEIPKGLPSSLAELHLDGNKITKITADSLKGLKNLAKLGLSYNEISSVENGSLANVPHLRELHLDNNALTSVPSGLPDHKYIQVVYLHVNKIAAVGTEDFCPPGFNTKKAMYSGISLFSNPVPYWEVQPITFRCVFDRSAIQLGNYRKK